The Tautonia plasticadhaerens nucleotide sequence ACCCCTTCGGCCACCACTGGTCGATCGCCGAGCACCTCGAAGACCTGACGCCCGAGTAGATGCAGGAGCGGATGGCCGCCGCCCTGGCCGGGGCCCCGTGCGAGTGAGGCGACCGGTCCGACGAGCCGGGGAGGCGGACGGATCGCCCCGGCTCAACACCTTAACGGAGGGCAATCCGGATGGCACGCGAGGTCTTGACGCACCTCATGTTCGAGGGGGTCGCCGAGGAGGCGATGACGTTCTACACGTCGCTCTTCGGCGATTCGGGGATCACCCATGTCGAGCGATATGGGACGGGTGAGCAGGGCAAGGAGGGCACCGTCAAGCTGGCGACCTTCTCCCTTGCAGGCCGCGCCTTCCTTTGCATCGACAGCCCGGTCAAGCATGGGTTCGGGTTCACACCGGCGATGTCCCTGTTCGTCGAATGCGAGAGCGAGGCCGAGCTGGATTCCGCCTTCGGCCGGTTGGTGGAGGGTGGGAGCGTCCTGATGCCGGTCGGCAACTACGGCTTCAGCGCGCGGTTCGGCTGGCTCACCGACCGCTTCGGCGTCTCCTGGCAATTGAATTTCGCGTGAAGCCTGGGGCCGGGGGCGAATCGGCTTCGGTCGCCCGGTCGGGGTCTCGTAGAGACGCCTCGATCGTGCGGATGAACCGCTCGGCGATGCCGTCGCCTTCCGGTTCCCGTACGGAACTCGGCGAGCAGACCCTCCCCGGGAAACCCGGCTCCCGCCGGAAGCCGTCGCTCAGCGAGGCGCCGCCATGATCGAGGAGCCCGGCGATGCTCGCCCCCGCCTTCGCACCGGCGTTTGGCTGGAGAGGGGGAATGATCCGGCGGACGGCATTTACGTCTCGATCCGCGTCGCCGATGAATCCTTGCGGTCATCCCGACCGATCCCCAGGGACCGGCGACGGGATCGGCATTTCGATCGGGATCCGTCGCGGCGGCGGGATGGGCTGGAGCGGCGCGTCGTCAGACTGAGGGATGCCGTCGGCGGCTCACCCGATCCGAGGGGCTGGAGTTGTCCACCTCGGCGGTGGTCGAGGTGGCCATGAATCGTCGCTGCTTCAAGGTTTACGATCCACCGGACAGGACCTAGAATGCCGCCGGACGCCCCGGCGAAGCGGGCGGGAGCGCGGAGGATCGGGATGCGGATCGCCATCGTCGGCTGCGGCTACGTGGCCGACTACTACGTCACCACGCTGACCAACCACCCCGAGCTGGAGCTGGTCGGCGTCTCCGACCAGGACGAGGGACGCGCCGACCGCTTCGCGAAGCACCACGGCCTGCACCGCTATCGGGACTACGCCGAGCTGCTGGCCGATGATCGCGTGGGGCTGGTCGTCAACCTGACGAACCCCCGGGCCCACTTCGACGTGTCGACCGCCGCGCTCGACGCCGGCAAGCACGTCTACACCGAGAAACCGCTGGCGACCGAATGGCCCCGGGCCGTCGCCCTCGTGGGGCAGGCCGAAGCCGCCGGCCTGGTAATCGCCTCGGCCCCGAGCACGATGCTGGGGGAGGCGGCGCAGACCCTCTGGAAGCTCGTCCGGGAGGGGGCCGTCGGCAAGGTCTGCCTTGCCTACGCCGAGCTGGACGAGGGGTTGCTGCACCGGGAGAACTATCGGGGCTGGCTCAGCGCCTCGGGCAACGCCTGGCCGTTCCGGGACGAGTTCGAGGTCGGCTGCACCCTGGAGCACGCCGGGTATTACCTCACCTGGCTCGCCGCCATGTTCGGGCCGGCCGAGTCGGTCACCTCCTTTGCCTCCTGCCAGATCCCGGACAAGAGCCCCGTCCCGCTTGACCCCCCGGACACCCCGGACTTCACCTCCGGCTGCATCCGGTTTGCCTCCGGGATGGTGGTCCGCCTGACGAACAGCATCGTGGCCTCGCACGACCACTCCATGCGGATCTTCGGCGACGAGGGGGTGCTCCGGGTCGCCAACTGCTGGGACATGGCCTCCCCGGTCTACCTGAGCCGGTGGTCGAAATATTCATTCCGGGCCCAACGCTATCCGACCCTGGCCCGGCTCGTCGGCCTCGGCGAGCGTCGCCAGCCGCTCGTCCGCAAGGCCGACTTCCACTACAAGACCGTCGGCTCCAACCGCTGCGACTACGCCCGGGGGGTGGCCGAGCTGGCCGCATCGATCCGGGAGGGCCGCCCCTGCCGCCTCTCCCCCCGATTCTCCCTGCACGTGAACGAGATCACGTTGACCCTGCAGGATCCCGAGGGGATGGGTTCCCCTCGAAGACTGACCACCACCTTCGATCCCGTCTCCCCGATGCCCTGGGCCGTGGGGGCCTGAGCGGGGACGCGACGACGGGGCGGACGAAGAGGCAACCGACGATGGCCGACACCGTCCGATGGGGCATCCTGGGCGCCGGATCGATGGCCGAGGCCTTCGCCCGGGGCCTGGCCGAGCTGCCCGACGCCGTCGTCTCCGCCGTCGGATCCCGGTCCCTTGACCGGGCGAAGGGCCTCGCCGAGCGGCTCCGGATCCCGAAGGCGGTGGGCAGCGTCGAGGAGCTGGTCGCCTCTCCCGAGGTCGACCTCGTCTACGTCTCCACCCCGAATCACGTGCACCGCGAACACATGGTGCTCGCCCTCGGTTCGGGCAAGCCGGTCCTCTGCGAGAAGCCATTCGCCTTGAATGCGGGCGAGGCGAGGGAGGTCGCCGAGCTGGCCCGATCGGCGGGCCTCTTCTGCATGGAGGCCATGTGGAGCCGGTTCATCCCCTGCATGGCCCGGCTCCGGGAGCTGGTCCGGGGGGGGACGATCGGCGAGGTCCAGATGCTCTCGGCCCAGATGGGCTACCCGTTCGAGTACCGGCCGGGGGGGCGGCTCTGGGATCCGGGGCAGGGGGGGGGCGTCTTGCTCGACCTCGGGGTCTACCTCGTCTCGATGGCCCTCGACCTGCTCGGCCCGGTCGAGGGGGTGGTCGGGTTCGCTTCGATGGCCGAATCTGGGGTCGATGACCGGGTCGGCCTGGTCCTTCGGCACTCCGGCGGTCGACTCTCGAACCTCTCGGCCAGCCTCACCGGGGCGACCGGCAACGACGCCGTGCTCTCCGGCTCCGGCGGCCTGATCCGGGTGGCCGAGCCGTTCTACCGCCCCGAGCGGCTGACCGTCCGATCCGTTTCCCCGATCTCGCCGGGTGCCGATGGAAGCGGCGGCGGCCGGCTGGCCTTGCTCAAGGGGATGCCCGTGGTCAGGTCGGTCGCCCGACGGATCGACCCGCTGATCGACCTCGCCCGGGGAGGCCGACGCGACCTGGTCGTGCCCCTCTCCGGCAACGGCTACCAGTACCAGGCGGCCGAGGCGATGCGATGCCTCCGGGCCGGGGAGACCGAGAGCCCGGTCATGCCGCTGGACGAGTCGATCGCCATCCTCGACGTGCTGGACGAGGTCCGCAGGCGCTGGGGAGACCTCGGGTCGAATCCCTGACTCCACCGCGTGCCCGCAACGGGAGCCTTCCGTGCCGAGCCTGGCCTACCTCGTGAACTCGTACCCGATGCCGAGCCTGACCTTCATCCGCCGGGAGATCGCGGCGCTGGAGGATCTCGGCTGGACGGTCGCCCGGTACGCCGTCCGGGACTCGGGCCTCCCCCGGGTCGATCCCGACGACCAGCTCGAGTACGAGCGGACCCGTCGCCTGCTCGACGCCGGCCCGATCGGCCTGCTCGGGGCGACGCTCGCCGAGGCGGTGCGTCATCCCGGTCGGTTCCTCCGGTCCCTGCAGGCGGCCTGGCGGATCGGCAAGGCATCCGGCCGGGGGATCGGCGTCCACCTGGCCTACCTCGCCGAGGCCAGCCTGCTCAAGCGCTGGGCCGATCGGGACGGGGTCGCGCACGTCCACGTGCACTTCGGCACCAACCCGGCCACCGTCGCGCTGCTCTCCCGGTTGCTGGGCGGGCCGAGCTACAGCCTGACGGTCCACGGGCCCGAGGAGTTCGACTCGCCGAGGGCCCTGGCCCTGGGCGAGAAGGTCCGCCACGCCTCCTTCGTCGCGGCGATCAGCTCCTTCGGCCGGAGCCAGCTCTGGCGCTGGTCCGATCCCGACGACTGGGACAAGGTCCGGGTCGTCCGCTGCGGGCTGGACGCGAAGTTCCTCCGCCAGGAGGCGACCGACCCGCCCGACCTTCCCCGGCTGCTGAACATCGGCCGGCTCGACCCCCAGAAGGGCCAGCTCGTCCTGGTCGAGGCCGCCGCCGAGCTGGCCCGACGCGGCCGGGAGTTCGAGCTGGCCGTCATCGGCGACGGGGCCATGCGTGCCGCCCTGGAGGAGCTGATCGAGCGCCGGGGGCTCCGGGGCAAGGTCACCCTGCTCGGATGGCGGAGCGGCCCGGAGGTCCGGGAGGCCTTGGGGTCGAGCCGGGCCCTGGTGCTCTCCAGCTTCGCCGAGGGGCTGCCGGTCGTGATCATGGAGGCGTTGGCCCTGCACCGGCCGGTGATCTCGACCGCCATCGCGGGCATCCCGGAACTGGTCCGGCCCGGGGAGTCCGGCTGGCTCGTCCCGGCCGGGGCGGTCGGCGAACTGGCCGACGCGATGGAGGAGGCCCTCGACGCCTCCACCGACCGTCTCCGACGCATGGGGGCGGCCGGCGCGGCCCGGGTCGCCGCCGACCACGACGTCAGTACCGAGGCGGCACGGCTCGCCTCGTACTTCCCGACGGCAGGGCCGGGGGCGACCCGGGCCTCGTCGACGCCCGTCTCGGCGTGAATTCCCGGGCGGGTCCTCGCCGAGGCGCGATCGAGTCGGGGCGGGGGATCAGTCCTTCGAGAGCACCGGGAGGACGGCCTGCTTCGCCCCTTCGGGACCCTCGCCGGCCTCGACGCCGCCGACTAGCTCCCAGCGCTCGAGGTGCTCCACCGCCTCCCCCACGCCAAGCCGGACCAGTGGGCCGAGGGACTCCAGCTCGATCATGTCCGCGTTGGTGAACGTCTCGTAGTTCACCCCGAGGTCGGGGTAGGGCCGCTGGGGGACGAACGGGAACCGCTTCACGAACAGGGTCCCGCCGTTCAGGTAGCCGACGACGCCCAGCGGGGTGGAGATGCCGAGCTTGGTCGGCCCCCGGTCGGTCTCGGGGTCTTGTCGGAGGGTGATCGCGTCGGAGCCGAAGCCCCATCGGGGGTCCTCGAAGTCCATGTAGGGCCAGAGGGCCAGGGAGAACTGCGGGGCGAAGTCCTCGGCGGTCGGCTCGCCACCCGATCCGCCGTGGGGCGCCTTCGGGGGCAGAGGGATGACCTCGATGCCGCCGGGCTTCATGACCGAGAGGGACCAGATCGCCAGCTCGGTCGGCTGTCGGCCCGAGTTCCGGATGCGGTGGACGATCGAGACGCCGCTGCCCGAGGGCCCCAGGGCGATCTCCATCTCCTTCTGGAGGTGGAAGGTCGGGTCGGGAGGCAGGACGACCAGGATCCGGCCCGGGCCGAGTTCCTGGTACTGGACCGGGCCGTTGTCGGGCACGTAGGTCCGGGCCGGATCCTCCGGGCTGGCCCAGAGGCGGTGCCCCCCCCGAATCTGCCAGCCCGACTCACCCGAACCGCCGAGCTGTTCGTCGTAGACCTTGAAGACATTCTCCCCGTCCGTCAGCCGATAGCTGAGGATGCGAGGGCCGACCTCCAGGGTGACGATCAGCTCCGCGTCCCCGTTGCTGAGCTTGACGTTGCGCCCCCAGCCCCCGAACTCGACCATCTCCACGGTGGGGTCCCCCTGAAAGGCGGCCGGGGCGGGCCCGGCGGCGATCAGCCCGGCCAGCGCCGCCAGGGCGCCGGCCGCGAGTCGTTGCGGTCGCATGGTCGCGATCCTCGGTGGTTTCGTGTTCAATCGAGTCGGGGATGGGTGGGTCCGGCCGGGCCGGAGTCGACCCGCCCCCGGACGCCCGCCAACGGTCGCACGGCGACGGGCGATTGTCAAAGGTCCGCCCCTCGAATTCCCGCCCTCCGGGCGGGCAGTGCCCGGGGCAGGGAGCGCGTCGCGATGAGGGGAATCCCGGGCGGACTCTCTCGAAGGATCGCCGTCATCGCCCTGGTGGTCGGGTGGACGCCAACCGATGCTCGCCCGGAAGTGGTCGTCTTCGCCGAGGGCGGATCGGCCCAGCTCCCGGCGGAGGTCGACGGGCGGACCGTCCGGCTCGACGGCCCCGAGGGGCCCGTCGAGTTCCTCCGCGAGGATTTCCTCGCCATCGAGCCCGGCCACTGGCCCGAGGACGATTGGCCCGGCCTCCGGGACCGGGCCCTCACCGGAGACGCGGAGGGTCGATACCGGGCCGCCTGGTGGGCGCTCGAACGCGGCCTGACCCCCGAGGCGGTCGCGATGCTCCGATCGGCCCACGAGCGGCATCCGTCCTTCCGGCCGGTCGCCCACCTCGTCTCGGTCCTCGACCTCCTGGATCGCCCCGCCGCGGGGCCCGACCTCTCCTCCCTCCGGGACGTCCTCCCCGGCCGGCCGTTCTCCGTCTCCGAATCGGGCCGGATCGTGCTCCTGCACCAGCATGACGATGCCCGGGCCGCCGACCGCCTCGAGTTGCTCGACCGGGTCATGACGACCTTCTACCTGACCTTCTCCGCCCAGGGTTTCCGGCTCCAGGTCCCCCCCGAGAAGCTGGTGGTCGTCTG carries:
- a CDS encoding Gfo/Idh/MocA family protein; amino-acid sequence: MADTVRWGILGAGSMAEAFARGLAELPDAVVSAVGSRSLDRAKGLAERLRIPKAVGSVEELVASPEVDLVYVSTPNHVHREHMVLALGSGKPVLCEKPFALNAGEAREVAELARSAGLFCMEAMWSRFIPCMARLRELVRGGTIGEVQMLSAQMGYPFEYRPGGRLWDPGQGGGVLLDLGVYLVSMALDLLGPVEGVVGFASMAESGVDDRVGLVLRHSGGRLSNLSASLTGATGNDAVLSGSGGLIRVAEPFYRPERLTVRSVSPISPGADGSGGGRLALLKGMPVVRSVARRIDPLIDLARGGRRDLVVPLSGNGYQYQAAEAMRCLRAGETESPVMPLDESIAILDVLDEVRRRWGDLGSNP
- a CDS encoding Gfo/Idh/MocA family protein, which gives rise to MRIAIVGCGYVADYYVTTLTNHPELELVGVSDQDEGRADRFAKHHGLHRYRDYAELLADDRVGLVVNLTNPRAHFDVSTAALDAGKHVYTEKPLATEWPRAVALVGQAEAAGLVIASAPSTMLGEAAQTLWKLVREGAVGKVCLAYAELDEGLLHRENYRGWLSASGNAWPFRDEFEVGCTLEHAGYYLTWLAAMFGPAESVTSFASCQIPDKSPVPLDPPDTPDFTSGCIRFASGMVVRLTNSIVASHDHSMRIFGDEGVLRVANCWDMASPVYLSRWSKYSFRAQRYPTLARLVGLGERRQPLVRKADFHYKTVGSNRCDYARGVAELAASIREGRPCRLSPRFSLHVNEITLTLQDPEGMGSPRRLTTTFDPVSPMPWAVGA
- a CDS encoding VOC family protein, with the translated sequence MAREVLTHLMFEGVAEEAMTFYTSLFGDSGITHVERYGTGEQGKEGTVKLATFSLAGRAFLCIDSPVKHGFGFTPAMSLFVECESEAELDSAFGRLVEGGSVLMPVGNYGFSARFGWLTDRFGVSWQLNFA
- a CDS encoding glycosyltransferase; translated protein: MPSLTFIRREIAALEDLGWTVARYAVRDSGLPRVDPDDQLEYERTRRLLDAGPIGLLGATLAEAVRHPGRFLRSLQAAWRIGKASGRGIGVHLAYLAEASLLKRWADRDGVAHVHVHFGTNPATVALLSRLLGGPSYSLTVHGPEEFDSPRALALGEKVRHASFVAAISSFGRSQLWRWSDPDDWDKVRVVRCGLDAKFLRQEATDPPDLPRLLNIGRLDPQKGQLVLVEAAAELARRGREFELAVIGDGAMRAALEELIERRGLRGKVTLLGWRSGPEVREALGSSRALVLSSFAEGLPVVIMEALALHRPVISTAIAGIPELVRPGESGWLVPAGAVGELADAMEEALDASTDRLRRMGAAGAARVAADHDVSTEAARLASYFPTAGPGATRASSTPVSA